The stretch of DNA ataaatattattaatttgacaacCAGCATACAAGTATTTTGTTATCAAATAGAAGAGCATCTTTCCTAGCTTTAGCATGAAAAAATGatcctgaaaaaatatatggaaaagaaatataaataacaaaattaattaattaattaattataaaaatatattgtgttaagaaataacaataaattaccaTTAGTATGtagaattaatattgatttatttatcatcgaTAACGAATGTCTCCTCCTTGACGAAAAATTCAACTACTTCTTCCTCAACATTTTTCGTGTCTGATTCAAGTGTATCAGTATCAATATAAGAACGTAAATCAAGTCGTCTTTTTTTCTGTGCATTCCATTCTTCAATACGTTTTTCACGATATTCCATAAATGTTTTCATTAATTGACAACGTTTTTCAATAAGTTCCTTTGATGCTCTCATTAATCTCATGCGATCTTTACTTTCAAATTGtgctgaatatttttttaaatttttcttaatttttttaacttgttcaGCACTCAATAATGATGCTGGTCTTGGACGCCATAAAAGTTGATTAAATGCATTTAAATTAACACGTTTTAATATTCTTCCTTGGAATGTCCACATCCAATATCCATTATCAACACTTGTTTTCCAGCTTGATACTCCTGTTACAACATAACGTCCAGTTGGATCCCATTCAACATCAGACATTTGATAATGATCAGTTGAATTCATTATTGTAAAATCATttgtatcaataaattctAATGCACCAGCCATTGTTGTTAAACCAGCAAGTACAACAAATTGTCCAGCTGGTGACCAGAATAAATGATTACAtgcttttttttccaatttttttaataatgctgGTTGATGACCAAATCTAACTTCATAAAAACTTACATTAACACTTGGTATTTCACCATGTAttattgcaaatttattaCCAATTGGTTCCCATGCAAATGCATGAATTGGTTCTTTCATTTCAACTGAATCAACTGGAATTTGTTTTTCTCTCATgtgaaatatttcaaaattatatgacATACCTTGAAATTTATGttctgttttttctttttttttagcaaaacGATCAACTTTAACACAGAGATAATCACCAGATttttgccaaaaaattttacaatcagCAAcattaaaaagatttttagtACGTATTTCATTACGTGATGGTATTTCAAGTAATGTTACACGTGCTGGTACATCTTTGTCTTCTGGTACCCAATATGCAAGTACATTATCAGTTGGTGACCAACTAAAATCTTGTATACCAGGtgtttttatactttttttatcaagtaaacCAAATGATGGTGTTTCATAAACACTCAATAAATCTTCACCCATACAAGCaagatatttatcatcatgtgACCAACGGAATATTGGCCAAACAAGTGAACCATCTGGATAAAATGAACGTTTTTCATTACCAGTTAAAATATCCCAAATAACAAGACGACGTTGATCAGCAGAACCATCCATTCTTGGTGAATaagttacaatatatttttcacatgGTGAAAAATCAATACATTCAACACCACGTTGCATAAAACGAGCTTGTTTTTCCCATTGTGGACCACCCCAAAGTGCAACACCAAGATCATGGAATGTTGCTAAATATGTACCCAAAGGAGACCATTTAACGTATGTCTGTGTCCAACGTTGACGTTCCTCAATAAGTGTTGGTTCAGGTGCTGTATTAAGCCAAACTTGAACACTTGATCCATTACCAGACAATACACAAAATTGATCATATGCATCAGGCTCcaataaatgataatgtaaATCACCAGTAGCTTTGAATGGTTCTGGTGTTGGTGGTGCCCAATCTTTTggaatttcattatatttcatcatgtcagtaaataaatttactttgaaTGTATGCTGTTTGTCAATCTTATAATTATTGGTTGATTTGACAGCATTTATTGCATTCAATGCATTGTCAAATTCCAAAAAGAAATAACTAAAcgtaacaataatataaaaataaaaaaattgtgttgttattttaaaaaatgatgataattataaataaaataaaatgattaattaccCTAAAGTTATGCCCTCTTCATTTCttggatattttatattaacaacattgccaaatttaccaaaaacttTGTTGATAACagtattcaatttttcaagacGTTGAGGTTCAACTTTTGGTGCaccatcaacaataattacgGCTTCAACACCATCAGTTTCAGATGGTTTTTGTGCCAATATATCACCAAGCATCActgtataaattaatcataatgTTAGGTTAGGCTATCACATTTGtcattaaaatgtttattacaTACCCTCATCAGATATTTCTTCATCAGAATCATCATTGCCACTAAGATTTTGTTCTTCATCTTCATTCATATTGTCCTCGTTATTTTTACCAGTATTTTCGTTTTGATTAGCTTTATCTAATACAGTTTTT from Aphidius gifuensis isolate YNYX2018 linkage group LG4, ASM1490517v1, whole genome shotgun sequence encodes:
- the LOC122855377 gene encoding eukaryotic translation initiation factor 3 subunit B yields the protein MAKKTVLDKANQNENTGKNNEDNMNEDEEQNLSGNDDSDEEISDEVMLGDILAQKPSETDGVEAVIIVDGAPKVEPQRLEKLNTVINKVFGKFGNVVNIKYPRNEEGITLGYFFLEFDNALNAINAVKSTNNYKIDKQHTFKVNLFTDMMKYNEIPKDWAPPTPEPFKATGDLHYHLLEPDAYDQFCVLSGNGSSVQVWLNTAPEPTLIEERQRWTQTYVKWSPLGTYLATFHDLGVALWGGPQWEKQARFMQRGVECIDFSPCEKYIVTYSPRMDGSADQRRLVIWDILTGNEKRSFYPDGSLVWPIFRWSHDDKYLACMGEDLLSVYETPSFGLLDKKSIKTPGIQDFSWSPTDNVLAYWVPEDKDVPARVTLLEIPSRNEIRTKNLFNVADCKIFWQKSGDYLCVKVDRFAKKKEKTEHKFQGMSYNFEIFHMREKQIPVDSVEMKEPIHAFAWEPIGNKFAIIHGEIPSVNVSFYEVRFGHQPALLKKLEKKACNHLFWSPAGQFVVLAGLTTMAGALEFIDTNDFTIMNSTDHYQMSDVEWDPTGRYVVTGVSSWKTSVDNGYWMWTFQGRILKRVNLNAFNQLLWRPRPASLLSAEQVKKIKKNLKKYSAQFESKDRMRLMRASKELIEKRCQLMKTFMEYREKRIEEWNAQKKRRLDLRSYIDTDTLESDTKNVEEEVVEFFVKEETFVIDDK